Part of the Kaistia algarum genome, GGCACGTTTCTGACGCTGCGATATGCCGTTCCCCTCATGATCGGCCGTGGCGGCTCGATCATCATCACTTCGTCGATCAACGGAACCCGCACCTTCACCACCGCGGGCGCCTCGGCCTATGCGACAGCGAAGGCCGGACAACTGGCCTTCGGACAGATGGCGGCGCTGGAGCTTGCCAAGCATCGGATCCGCGCCAATGTCATCTGTCCCGGCGCGATCGATACGGAGATCGACGAGAATACCAAGGACAGCAATCGGGAGGCCGCTGCCGTGCCGGTCGAATATCCCGAGGGCCAAGTGCCGCTGACGGGCGGCAAGCCCGGCAACAGCGCGGAGGTTGCGGAGTTGGTGCTGTTCCTGGCGTCGGACCGGTCACGCCACATCACGGGCACGCCGATATCGATCGACGGCGGCCAGTCGCTGCTGGTCTAGCCTCGACAAGGCTGCCGCGACGCAGCCTGCCTCCTGGACGCATCAACGATGCGAACGTCCGCTGGCTTCCTCCTGATTGGGCTGGATAGCAATGGTCGAATCAGATCGCCGCTGTGAACAGGCGCGGAATGGAGGCCTCGGCTTCGATCGGCTAACTATCTAATTTTCATCATCAATTTTGGATACACTCGGGGTCATGATCGGCGCCGATCGATACCCCTGTAGACATAGAATTTCTCAAATATTCTCAGCGAGTTGGAGCCCTCCGGTGTGGGGTCCCACTTGGGCGCTTGTTCGCAGCCTACGCCGCCACTCTCATCACCACGCACAACCCGCCGAGGCTCCAATCGCCGCTGGATGACGAACCAGTGGCAGGTCACATGTCATGAAGCACGACTGTCGATGTGTCGGTCTCCCGGCCGTGTGCTGACGTTTCGGCTGATAGGTTTCGGGTT contains:
- a CDS encoding SDR family oxidoreductase — translated: MELSGKVSLVTGAGSGIGRASALRLAEAGSDVAVLSRTEQEIEQLAAEITAFGRRALALTADVSRASEMEHACRRTHEELGAIDVVVANAGVNGVWAPLHELAPEDWDQTIAINLRGTFLTLRYAVPLMIGRGGSIIITSSINGTRTFTTAGASAYATAKAGQLAFGQMAALELAKHRIRANVICPGAIDTEIDENTKDSNREAAAVPVEYPEGQVPLTGGKPGNSAEVAELVLFLASDRSRHITGTPISIDGGQSLLV